The following proteins are encoded in a genomic region of Bombus pyrosoma isolate SC7728 linkage group LG1, ASM1482585v1, whole genome shotgun sequence:
- the LOC122568603 gene encoding uncharacterized protein LOC122568603 yields MSGTGETSTSLVLEPLRSFVLQRVVFWLLYYPSRWFVARPFHSFVIPLRFPHTMTCNEKKLRAECMFMRKSSVIIHGFGTQGYRSGLNVRQTHRNEEEEEVLTTHGTS; encoded by the exons ATGAGTGGCACCGGAGAGACATCCACGTCACTCGTTCTTGAACCtcttcgttcgtttgttcTGCAAAGAGTTGTTTTTTGGTTATTATATTATCCGTCTCGTTGGTTCGTTGCGCGCCCCTTTCACAGCTTCGTTATTCCTCTACGTTTTCCTCACACGATGACGTGCAACGAGAAGAAGCTGCGAGCGGAATGTATGTTCATGCGGAAGTCTAGCGTGATCATTCATGGTTTTGGGACTCAGGGGTACCGATCAG gATTGAACGTTCGGCAAACGCATCGgaatgaagaagaagaggaagtgTTAACGACTCATGGCACGAGCTAA
- the LOC122568541 gene encoding cytadherence high molecular weight protein 2-like isoform X2, with protein MSCVLVSVERKNLANLRNVEKERRRQIEDSAKQLRQTEVIVEGYKRKLEASKARIKVLEHELNVAKGNIAILNEKRSHDNHLIETLNNRLKTTEIKHEEREIDMKNRAEKFEREYTNLKNDLQSAQLQIDRLRRRLEEREIEIDKLRNGTVPNMWDIKSRSIAQPEELLNNLNHSGPPHSARSTCEPNEYVTLAFAAEAERERLLELITILNRRLDKERNYADTLSNTLRNEKDKSAKLELKIRKLETERIGIVKIDTGYKTKLPKLSKASDKEMNVEQMRLKMELLQEECLALKARLDTVQQDKAEDLATYKQMHEQVRKIFHEACRSKPLPPIGSRSTITV; from the exons ATGTCTTGTGTATTAGTGTCTGTAGAACGGAAAAATTTGGCAAATCTTCGAAATGTTGAGAAAGAGAGGCGGCGACAAATAGAAGATTCAGCGAAGCAACTTCGGCAAACGGAAGTCATCGTTGAGGGATACAAGAGGAAGCTAGAGGCTTCGAAGGCAAGAATAAAAGTGCTGGAGCATGAGTTGAATGTTGCGAAAGGAAATATTGCCATATTAAATGAGAAGAGATCTCATGATAATCATTTAATCGAGACACTCAAT aatCGGCTTAAAACTACCGAAATAAAACACGAAGAACGCGAGATAGATATGAAAAATAGAGCAGAGAAGTTCGAACGTGAGTACACGAACTTAAAGAACGATCTGCAGTCGGCGCAACTTCAAATCGATCGGTTGCGTAGAAGACTAGAAGAACGAGAAATCGAGATAGATAAGTTGAG aAATGGAACAGTCCCGAACATGTGGGATATTAAATCTCGAAGTATTGCGCAACCTGAAgagttattaaataatttgaaccACAGTGGCCCTCCTCATAGCGCTCGAAGTACGTGCGAACCTAACGAATATGTAACTTTGGCTTTTGCTGCTGAAGCTGAAAGAGAGAGACTGCTGGAGTTAATAACAATCCTCAACAGGCGTCtagataaagagagaaactATGCCGACACTCTTTCT aaCACGTTACGTAATGAGAAAGATAAATCGGCGAAGTTAGAATTAAAGATACGAAAATTGGAGACAGAAAGAATAGGGATTGTCAAAATTGACACTGGctataaaacgaaattgcCAAAATTATCGAAGGCCAGTGATAAAGAAATGAATGTTGAACAAATGCGGCTCAA AATGGAGTTATTACAAGAGGAATGCCTCGCGTTGAAAGCTAGATTAGACACTGTGCAACAGGACAAAGCTGAGGACCTTGCGACTTATAAGCAGATGCACGAacaagttagaaaaatttttcatgaagCCTGCAG AAGCAAACCACTGCCTCCCATTGGTAGTCGTTCTACCATTACAGTTTAA
- the LOC122568541 gene encoding cytadherence high molecular weight protein 2-like isoform X1 codes for MSCVLVSVERKNLANLRNVEKERRRQIEDSAKQLRQTEVIVEGYKRKLEASKARIKVLEHELNVAKGNIAILNEKRSHDNHLIETLNNRLKTTEIKHEEREIDMKNRAEKFEREYTNLKNDLQSAQLQIDRLRRRLEEREIEIDKLRNGTVPNMWDIKSRSIAQPEELLNNLNHSGPPHSARSTCEPNEYVTLAFAAEAERERLLELITILNRRLDKERNYADTLSNTLRNEKDKSAKLELKIRKLETERIGIVKIDTGYKTKLPKLSKASDKEMNVEQMRLKMELLQEECLALKARLDTVQQDKAEDLATYKQMHEQVRKIFHEACRYLRTQHEKTKVLKEVF; via the exons ATGTCTTGTGTATTAGTGTCTGTAGAACGGAAAAATTTGGCAAATCTTCGAAATGTTGAGAAAGAGAGGCGGCGACAAATAGAAGATTCAGCGAAGCAACTTCGGCAAACGGAAGTCATCGTTGAGGGATACAAGAGGAAGCTAGAGGCTTCGAAGGCAAGAATAAAAGTGCTGGAGCATGAGTTGAATGTTGCGAAAGGAAATATTGCCATATTAAATGAGAAGAGATCTCATGATAATCATTTAATCGAGACACTCAAT aatCGGCTTAAAACTACCGAAATAAAACACGAAGAACGCGAGATAGATATGAAAAATAGAGCAGAGAAGTTCGAACGTGAGTACACGAACTTAAAGAACGATCTGCAGTCGGCGCAACTTCAAATCGATCGGTTGCGTAGAAGACTAGAAGAACGAGAAATCGAGATAGATAAGTTGAG aAATGGAACAGTCCCGAACATGTGGGATATTAAATCTCGAAGTATTGCGCAACCTGAAgagttattaaataatttgaaccACAGTGGCCCTCCTCATAGCGCTCGAAGTACGTGCGAACCTAACGAATATGTAACTTTGGCTTTTGCTGCTGAAGCTGAAAGAGAGAGACTGCTGGAGTTAATAACAATCCTCAACAGGCGTCtagataaagagagaaactATGCCGACACTCTTTCT aaCACGTTACGTAATGAGAAAGATAAATCGGCGAAGTTAGAATTAAAGATACGAAAATTGGAGACAGAAAGAATAGGGATTGTCAAAATTGACACTGGctataaaacgaaattgcCAAAATTATCGAAGGCCAGTGATAAAGAAATGAATGTTGAACAAATGCGGCTCAA AATGGAGTTATTACAAGAGGAATGCCTCGCGTTGAAAGCTAGATTAGACACTGTGCAACAGGACAAAGCTGAGGACCTTGCGACTTATAAGCAGATGCACGAacaagttagaaaaatttttcatgaagCCTGCAGGTATTTAAGAACGCAACATGAGAaaacaaaagtattaaaagaagTATTTTAA
- the LOC122568499 gene encoding nucleolin-like — translation MAKANMVKNIKKRSASVSGITEKKTETSGNINKDFKKKKTENGTVQNGQPNKQITKNSPKKSKNEKKNNDLGIAQNPKKKETNEAILQKSKKKTLSTAELLKLRQEYRKKRKENRLSQTHLSPANLSVENIKKKIGSIEKREELTRSAKRKLAALKKKLRVEEGVGKVEKGKNEKSLEIVKQKQIQNAKPMQGKVDAKSNKENKKKNAKQSKTLLKQKNEGNDDDDEEDEENEDDMEIDDELSEDDDGTDVEEGDEDDDDDDDDDDDDDEEEEDDDDDDDNDGDAEEEGKNDKNNEQGKDNEIKTSNVQKGKGKSANVEEDGKKKRYVLFVGNLPYNITNEELKKHFLTKVSQVVDIRIPRKDANTARGFAYVELANNTDYEKALSLNHSFVNGRRINVQYSGPDRKTAVAKNFKLHALQKAGKFAGGRNRYNQKYANNKGKQNMRTVKT, via the exons ATGGCGAAAGCAAATatggttaaaaatataaaaaagcgATCAGCGAGTGTGTCTGGGATAactgaaaagaaaacagaaacatcaggaaatatcaataaagattttaagaagaagaaaacagaaaatggAACTGTACAAAATGGACAACCAAATAAGCAAATTACTAAGAATTCACCTAAGAaatctaaaaatgaaaagaaaaataatgatttagGAATTGCTCAAAATcctaagaaaaaggaaacaaatgaagctattttacaaaaaagtaagaagaaaACATTAAGTACGGCGGAACTGTTGAAATTGAGACAAGAATACCGTAAGAAACGTAAAGAAAATAGACTGTCGCAAACACATTTGTCACCAGCTAATTTATCTgttgaaaacataaaaaagaaaattggatCAATAGAAAAACGAGAGGAACTCACAAGAAGCGCTAAGAGGAAACTAGCAGCACTTAAAAAAAAGTTACGAGTAGAGGAAGGAGTAGGCAAggtagaaaaaggaaagaatgagAAGTCACTAGAAATTGtgaaacaaaaacaaatacaaaatgcaaAGCCAATGCAAGGGAAAGTGGATGCGAAGTCaaataaagagaataaaaagaaaaatgctaaACAAAGTAAAACTCTTTTAAAGCAAAAAAATGAGGGAAATGATGACGATgatgaagaagatgaagaaaatgaGGATGATATGGAGATAGATGATGAATTAAGTGAAGATGACGATGGAACTGATGTAGAAGAAGGTGATGAAGATgatgacgacgatgacgacgacgatgatgatgatgatgaagaagaagaagatgatgatgatgatgatgacaACGACGGTGATGCGGAAGAAGAGGGTAAAAATGACAAGAATAATGAACAAGGCAAAgacaatgaaattaaaacaagtaatgtacaaaaaggaaaagggaaatCTGCAAATGTAGAAGAAGATggcaagaagaaaagatatgtCCTTTTCGTAGGAAATTTGCcatataa tattacTAACGAAGAACTTAAAAAACACTTCTTAACTAAGGTCAGTCAAGTAGTCGATATTAGGATACCTAGGAAAGATGCAAACACAGCACGTGGATTCGCTTATGTTGAGCTGGCCAATAATACAGATTATGAG AAAGCACTTTCATTAAATCATTCATTTGTTAATGGAAGAAGGATAAATGTGCAATATTCTGGACCTGACAGGAAAACAGCTGTTgcaaagaatttcaaattacatgCTCTGCAAAAGGCAGGAAAATTTGCAGGTGGAAGAAACAGATATAAtcagaaatatgcaaataacaAGGGAAAGCAAAATATGCGAACGGTGAAAACATAA
- the LOC122571880 gene encoding thioredoxin-related transmembrane protein 1-like yields MSYTKFNFSFYITCCCLSLGLVNANSQTSSKNYFAEQLTEENWDRMLIGEWMVEFYAPWCPACKTLEPIWEHLAAQKENLNINVGKVDVTDSPGLSGRFMVTALPTIYHVKNGIFRQYKSPRDKDSLIEFVSEKTWEKIEPIPGWKSPTSIQMSVIGQFFQISQVLRGIHNRFMEDFGLPTWGSYLIIAIATIVSGAILGLFIVCLIDFIYPPKPVMLQNKKKQKDGSGGFMQEKSIQDEEIVEHVKDDLVDEESEQEGSETEEKEKDADKDSKTEPSSPNVRKRKPRKAD; encoded by the exons ATGTCGTACactaaattcaatttttcattttatatcacATGCTGTTGCTTATCCTTGGGTCTCGTAAATGCAAATTCTCAGACATCGTCGAAGAATTATTTCGCGGAACAACTTACCGAAGAAAATTGGGATCGTATGCTCATCGGAGAATGGATGGTGGAATT CTATGCTCCATGGTGTCCTGCTTGTAAAACATTGGAACCAATTTGGGAACATCTTGCTGcacaaaaggaaaatttaaatatcaatgtaGGAAAAGTTGATGTGACTGATTCTCCAGGACTTAGTGGAAGGTTTATGGTTACAGCTTTGCCAACAATATATCa CGTTAAAAACGGTATATTTAGGCAGTATAAGAGCCCTAGAGATAAAGATTCattaattgaatttgtatCTGAGAAAACTTGGGAAAAGATTGAACCAATTCCTGGCTGGAAGAGTCCAACATCTATTCAGATGTCTGTTATTGGTCAATTCTTTCAAATCTCACAAGTATTGCGG GGAATACACAATAGGTTTATGGAAGATTTTGGATTACCTACATGGGGAAGTTACTTGATCATTGCCATTGCTACCATTGTCTCAGGTGCAATATTGGGATTG TTTATCGTTTGCTtgattgattttatatatCCACCGAAACCTGTGATGCttcaaaacaaaaagaaacaaaaagatgGATCGGGTGGATTTATGCAAGAGAAAAGTATACAGGATGAAGAAATTGTTGAACATGTTAAGGATGATTTAGTAGATGAGGAATCGGAGCAAGAGGGATCAGagacagaagaaaaagaaaaagatgcaGATAAAGATTCCAAAACTGAACCAAGCAGTCCAAATGTTCGTAAACGTAAGCCACGTAAAGCTGATTAG
- the LOC122571854 gene encoding uncharacterized protein LOC122571854 isoform X1: MSAVYPILPKLVERDGFDDEDLTDIDDEVFIRDGKNGLKLDDDGGVKRPLMAPRRRCKRPYNFATYGLSNRTGYGLMGLIILLSLIILCIYVVNIIPGPMSILKNWLSYDLKDSLHESNKIPCTSLASKILWTRSFPKLISESPIRSNDVNGDGVEDIIIGFSTGLDMMDISEYICTFYFDGQVPCFGGVLALNGKTGDTLWVYWTTHAIFSVDCGIDLTNDKIKDCIICGRGGILHAVNGYSGTSIWKIPVRDLSISAEWKLSDIYDAKFIADVDGDDIGDIIASHTIQSREIHSSEILMISGINGSIIHSSVLPNTEQLFLAPQKLVHPDGENIFVLVTSSKKQSGGLYVVPQVNLMYSNLKLQKLHHNTGKGTLLPPILVDVTLDGIEDIVAAMFNSTIIVYNGLTFEPIWNYTVPNSEIISIPIPGYYNDDNIPDFMVKHQIGSGFPTYYYTVATIIDGKTGKPLLEKPIEDSLSREMSGLSVTVEGFGNDWFLHWSVDCLNYEGIKEKYQFLRSEDFISESRADVCKQRFNSTLITNLYALSQHVGPPGISLYFSEDWKSLEYNNSMNVRIELPENTPFVSERSTKIYKDKNKKDSSKQEQEDSHETYEQYTQQKKFTPIGRQNNVLENENEWTRNIIQTSKDFDLLYDENNKINIQREEPIDYQQEDEVREQRSDINLKFANQFDKGINNSVKNTRNDETDITNSKTSTHETSHNLDIENNASDGETEILSKRAINLLHYDVNKTKETTDQSFIDVETYTRQIFNVALKEEEEEETVAIKKIPKRKSLKGRNMKKDTGIDLKLKLEYKSGSKLRKQKKKRDTNANNQMYSVHGIQKQPPTGILLPSILKTEGISSIDLVFSTFWLPSSEASVILVQEDFNCIHWKTLLSEKNFQHKQNDDIIKECLSERGINYKANLETSNKKDLKISLGQMTIYRMKLECMCPEDMLPNQSCKNISLHQNWPEYLGSGGNGYFKSFYKTNF; encoded by the exons ATGTCTGCTGTTTATCCAATTTTACCTAAATTGGTTGAGCGAGATGGTTTTGATGATGAAGATTTAACAGATATTGATGATGAGGTATTCATTAGAGATGGAAAAAATGGCTTAAAATTAGATGATGATGGAGGAGTTAAACGGCCTTTAATGGCACCTCGTAGAAGATGTAAAAGGCCATATAATTTTGCGACATATGGATTATCAAATAGGACTGGCTATGGTCTTATgggattaataatattgttaagcttaattatattatgcatATACGTCGTAAATATAATTCCTGGACCAATGTCAATCTTGAAAAATTGGTTATCATATGATCTTAAAGATTCATTACATGAATCTAACAAAATACCATGCACATCTCTTGCATCAAAGATTTTATGGACTAGATCATTTCCAAAATTAATATCTGAATCACCAATAAGAAGCAATGATGTTAATGGTGATGGAGTTGAAGATATCATTATTGGATTTAGTACAG GATTGGACATGATGGACATTTCagaatatatttgtacattctACTTTGACGGACAAGTTCCATGTTTTGGTGGAGTTCTAGCTTTAAATGGAAAAACAGGAGATACTCTTTGGGTGTATTGGACGACTCATGCTATTTTTTCAGTTGATTGTGGTATAGACTTAACAAAtgacaaaattaaagattGTATTATATGTGGTCGAGGTGGAATACTTCATGCAGTCAATGGCTATAGTGGAACTAGTATATGGAAAATACCAGTTCGAGATTTATCAATTTCAGCAGAATGGAAACTCTCAGATATCTATGATGCTAAATTTATTGCTGATGTTGATGGAGATGACATTGGAGATATTATCGCATCACACACTATACAATCAAGAGAAATTCATTCAAGTGAAATTCTTATGATATCAGGAATCAATGGAAGTATTATACACAGTTCAGTtttaccaaatacagagcaatTGTTTTTAGCACCTCAGAAATTAGTCCATCCAGatggagaaaatattttcgtccTTGTTACTAGTAGTAAAAAACAATCGGGTGGATTGTACGTAGTTCCTCAAGTGAACTTAATGTATAGTAACTTG AAACTACAAAAACTTCACCATAACACAGGAAAAGGAACCTTGCTGCCTCCAATTTTGGTAGATGTAACATTAGATGGAATTGAAGATATTGTTGCTGCTATGTTTAATTCTACAATAATAGTTTATAATGGATTAACTTTTGAACCTATTTGGAATTATACAGTACCTAATTCTGAAATAATAAGTATACCGATTCCTGGTTACTATAATGATGATAATATTCCAGACTTTATGGTAAAACATCAGATAGGTTCGGGTTTTCCAACATATTACTACACAGTTGCAACAATCATAGATGGAAAAACTGGTAAACCTTTACTAGAAAAACCAATAGAAGATAGTTTAAGCAGAGAAATGTCTGGCCTATCTGTTACCGTTGAAGGATTTGGAAATGATTGGTTTTTACATTGGTCAGTTGATTGTCTAAACTATGaaggaattaaagaaaaatatcagttCTTAAGAAGTGAAGATTTTATATCTGAATCACGCGCTGATGTTTGTAAACAACGGTTTAATTCtactttaattacaaatttatatgcTTTAAGCCAACATGTTGGACCACCtggtatatcattatatttttctgaagACTGGAAGtcattagaatataataattctatgaATGTTAGAATAGAATTACCTGAAAATACACCTTTTGTATCTGAGCGAtcgacaaaaatatataaagataaaaataaaaaagatagttCTAAACAAGAACAGGAAGATTCTCATGAAACTTACGAACAATACACACAACAGAAAAAATTTACTCCTATTGGTAGACAAAATAATGTTTTGGAAAATGAGAATGAATGGACTCGgaatattatacaaacaagtaaagattttgatttattatatgatgagaataataaaattaacatacaAAGAGAAGAGCCAATAGATTACCAACAAGAAGATGAAGTACGAGAACAAAGAAGCGACATTAATCTCAAATTTGCTAATCAATTTGATAAgggaataaataattctgtaaaaaataCGCGTAATGATGAAACGGACATTACGAATAGTAAGACAAGTACACACGAAACCTCTCATAACTTAGACATTGAAAACAATGCAAGTGATGGAGAAACTGAAATATTAAGTAAAAGAGCAATTAATTTGTTGCATTATGacgtaaataaaacaaaagaaacaactGATCAAAGTTTTATA gaTGTGGAAACCTACACTCGTCAGATTTTTAATGTTGCactaaaagaagaagaagaagaagaaactgttgctataaaaaaaattcctaaACGAAAATCATTGAAAGGTCGGAATATGAAAAAGGATACTGGCatagatttaaaattaaaattagaatataaatctggatcaaaattaagaaaacaaaaaaaaaagcggGATACAAATGCTAACAATCAGATGTATTCAGTACATGGTATACAAAAACAACCACCAACTGGAATATTATTACcatctattttaaaaacagaAGGAATAAGTTCTATTGATTTagtattttctacattttggTTACCGTCTTCTGAGGCATCTGTAATATTGGTCCAAGAagattttaattgtattcatTGGAAAACATTGCTTTCCGAAAAAAATTTTCAGCATAAACAAAATGatgatattattaaagaatGTTTAAGTGAACGaggtattaattataaagcaAATCTAGAAACGAGCaacaaaaaagatttaaaaatttctcttgGACAAATGACGATATATAGGATGAAATTAGAATGTATGTGCCCAGAAGATATGTTGCCTAATCaaagttgcaaaaatatatcctTGCATCAGAATTGGCCTGAATATTTAGGTTCAGGTGGAAATggatattttaaatcattttataaaacaaatttttaa
- the LOC122571854 gene encoding uncharacterized protein LOC122571854 isoform X2, with product MMDISEYICTFYFDGQVPCFGGVLALNGKTGDTLWVYWTTHAIFSVDCGIDLTNDKIKDCIICGRGGILHAVNGYSGTSIWKIPVRDLSISAEWKLSDIYDAKFIADVDGDDIGDIIASHTIQSREIHSSEILMISGINGSIIHSSVLPNTEQLFLAPQKLVHPDGENIFVLVTSSKKQSGGLYVVPQVNLMYSNLKLQKLHHNTGKGTLLPPILVDVTLDGIEDIVAAMFNSTIIVYNGLTFEPIWNYTVPNSEIISIPIPGYYNDDNIPDFMVKHQIGSGFPTYYYTVATIIDGKTGKPLLEKPIEDSLSREMSGLSVTVEGFGNDWFLHWSVDCLNYEGIKEKYQFLRSEDFISESRADVCKQRFNSTLITNLYALSQHVGPPGISLYFSEDWKSLEYNNSMNVRIELPENTPFVSERSTKIYKDKNKKDSSKQEQEDSHETYEQYTQQKKFTPIGRQNNVLENENEWTRNIIQTSKDFDLLYDENNKINIQREEPIDYQQEDEVREQRSDINLKFANQFDKGINNSVKNTRNDETDITNSKTSTHETSHNLDIENNASDGETEILSKRAINLLHYDVNKTKETTDQSFIDVETYTRQIFNVALKEEEEEETVAIKKIPKRKSLKGRNMKKDTGIDLKLKLEYKSGSKLRKQKKKRDTNANNQMYSVHGIQKQPPTGILLPSILKTEGISSIDLVFSTFWLPSSEASVILVQEDFNCIHWKTLLSEKNFQHKQNDDIIKECLSERGINYKANLETSNKKDLKISLGQMTIYRMKLECMCPEDMLPNQSCKNISLHQNWPEYLGSGGNGYFKSFYKTNF from the exons ATGATGGACATTTCagaatatatttgtacattctACTTTGACGGACAAGTTCCATGTTTTGGTGGAGTTCTAGCTTTAAATGGAAAAACAGGAGATACTCTTTGGGTGTATTGGACGACTCATGCTATTTTTTCAGTTGATTGTGGTATAGACTTAACAAAtgacaaaattaaagattGTATTATATGTGGTCGAGGTGGAATACTTCATGCAGTCAATGGCTATAGTGGAACTAGTATATGGAAAATACCAGTTCGAGATTTATCAATTTCAGCAGAATGGAAACTCTCAGATATCTATGATGCTAAATTTATTGCTGATGTTGATGGAGATGACATTGGAGATATTATCGCATCACACACTATACAATCAAGAGAAATTCATTCAAGTGAAATTCTTATGATATCAGGAATCAATGGAAGTATTATACACAGTTCAGTtttaccaaatacagagcaatTGTTTTTAGCACCTCAGAAATTAGTCCATCCAGatggagaaaatattttcgtccTTGTTACTAGTAGTAAAAAACAATCGGGTGGATTGTACGTAGTTCCTCAAGTGAACTTAATGTATAGTAACTTG AAACTACAAAAACTTCACCATAACACAGGAAAAGGAACCTTGCTGCCTCCAATTTTGGTAGATGTAACATTAGATGGAATTGAAGATATTGTTGCTGCTATGTTTAATTCTACAATAATAGTTTATAATGGATTAACTTTTGAACCTATTTGGAATTATACAGTACCTAATTCTGAAATAATAAGTATACCGATTCCTGGTTACTATAATGATGATAATATTCCAGACTTTATGGTAAAACATCAGATAGGTTCGGGTTTTCCAACATATTACTACACAGTTGCAACAATCATAGATGGAAAAACTGGTAAACCTTTACTAGAAAAACCAATAGAAGATAGTTTAAGCAGAGAAATGTCTGGCCTATCTGTTACCGTTGAAGGATTTGGAAATGATTGGTTTTTACATTGGTCAGTTGATTGTCTAAACTATGaaggaattaaagaaaaatatcagttCTTAAGAAGTGAAGATTTTATATCTGAATCACGCGCTGATGTTTGTAAACAACGGTTTAATTCtactttaattacaaatttatatgcTTTAAGCCAACATGTTGGACCACCtggtatatcattatatttttctgaagACTGGAAGtcattagaatataataattctatgaATGTTAGAATAGAATTACCTGAAAATACACCTTTTGTATCTGAGCGAtcgacaaaaatatataaagataaaaataaaaaagatagttCTAAACAAGAACAGGAAGATTCTCATGAAACTTACGAACAATACACACAACAGAAAAAATTTACTCCTATTGGTAGACAAAATAATGTTTTGGAAAATGAGAATGAATGGACTCGgaatattatacaaacaagtaaagattttgatttattatatgatgagaataataaaattaacatacaAAGAGAAGAGCCAATAGATTACCAACAAGAAGATGAAGTACGAGAACAAAGAAGCGACATTAATCTCAAATTTGCTAATCAATTTGATAAgggaataaataattctgtaaaaaataCGCGTAATGATGAAACGGACATTACGAATAGTAAGACAAGTACACACGAAACCTCTCATAACTTAGACATTGAAAACAATGCAAGTGATGGAGAAACTGAAATATTAAGTAAAAGAGCAATTAATTTGTTGCATTATGacgtaaataaaacaaaagaaacaactGATCAAAGTTTTATA gaTGTGGAAACCTACACTCGTCAGATTTTTAATGTTGCactaaaagaagaagaagaagaagaaactgttgctataaaaaaaattcctaaACGAAAATCATTGAAAGGTCGGAATATGAAAAAGGATACTGGCatagatttaaaattaaaattagaatataaatctggatcaaaattaagaaaacaaaaaaaaaagcggGATACAAATGCTAACAATCAGATGTATTCAGTACATGGTATACAAAAACAACCACCAACTGGAATATTATTACcatctattttaaaaacagaAGGAATAAGTTCTATTGATTTagtattttctacattttggTTACCGTCTTCTGAGGCATCTGTAATATTGGTCCAAGAagattttaattgtattcatTGGAAAACATTGCTTTCCGAAAAAAATTTTCAGCATAAACAAAATGatgatattattaaagaatGTTTAAGTGAACGaggtattaattataaagcaAATCTAGAAACGAGCaacaaaaaagatttaaaaatttctcttgGACAAATGACGATATATAGGATGAAATTAGAATGTATGTGCCCAGAAGATATGTTGCCTAATCaaagttgcaaaaatatatcctTGCATCAGAATTGGCCTGAATATTTAGGTTCAGGTGGAAATggatattttaaatcattttataaaacaaatttttaa